The genome window GTCTGGAGGTCCGAGATCGTGAAGGCGTCGTGCGTCTCGACGAGATCGAGATCCTCGATCGGGTTCTGCACGCCCGCCATGCGGTACGCCATGTATGCCGCGAAGCGCGTCGCGCCGAAGCTCTCGAAGCCGGGCCAGCGCCCGTCCTGCTTCCCCATGTCGCGATAGAGCGACGCGTAGCCCTCCTCGGTCTCGTGCGGGAGCAGCAAGATGCGCATCGGCCGGCGATCGCCCGTCCTGAGCGTGTGCGAGCCTCCGGCGATGTACAGCCGCACGGGACGGTCCGTGAGCTGGAAGGCCAGTTCCTCGGAGCAGAGGAGCGCGGCCGCCGAGCCGACGCTCATCGCGCAGCATTCGAGAAACCTGAGCGGGTCGGACACGATCTCGCCCCCGAGCACCTCGTCGACGGTGTGGCGCCCGGGCTGCTGGGCGTAGGGCGAGGAGCAGGCATAGCCGCGGTTCTTCACCGCGATTTCGGCGCGCACGCGCTCGTCCACGCCGTACATCTCCTGGAAGCGGCGGGCCATCGGTGCGTAGTAGCTCGCGTAGTTGCGCGCCAGCCGCGTCTCGAACTCCTTGCAGGCCGCGCTGGCGATGTAGTAGTTCCCGGTCCACGTCTTCACTTCGTCCATGCGCTCCCAGCCAAGGACGAGCGTGCAGTCGCTCATGCCGCTCGCCACGGTCGTCGCGCCCATCAGCATCGTCGAACCGCCGGTGGCGCCGCCGGTCTTGATGCCGACGTTCGGCAGCAGGTCGAGACCGAGGTAATCGTGCACCTTCGCCTCGCAGAGCAGCTGGTCCTGGAAGTGATCGGCAAACTCTCCGTAGCACGCGAAGTTGATGTGGCCTTTGACCTCGAGCGGATCCTGCCTGAGATCGTTCTCTTCGAGCAGCATGCGGAACGCCATCATGCACAGCTCGTCGAGCT of Acidobacteriota bacterium contains these proteins:
- a CDS encoding thiolase domain-containing protein (Catalyzes the synthesis of acetoacetyl coenzyme A from two molecules of acetyl coenzyme A. It can also act as a thiolase, catalyzing the reverse reaction and generating two-carbon units from the four-carbon product of fatty acid oxidation); the protein is MITFAPGNLRVPRWTRPVYMVAAGTTDFRKRYPEKKLDELCMMAFRMLLEENDLRQDPLEVKGHINFACYGEFADHFQDQLLCEAKVHDYLGLDLLPNVGIKTGGATGGSTMLMGATTVASGMSDCTLVLGWERMDEVKTWTGNYYIASAACKEFETRLARNYASYYAPMARRFQEMYGVDERVRAEIAVKNRGYACSSPYAQQPGRHTVDEVLGGEIVSDPLRFLECCAMSVGSAAALLCSEELAFQLTDRPVRLYIAGGSHTLRTGDRRPMRILLLPHETEEGYASLYRDMGKQDGRWPGFESFGATRFAAYMAYRMAGVQNPIEDLDLVETHDAFTISDLQTYGDVGLTLYGREQDYVTSGDCYLKNPHTGKPGKCPANLSGGLLGTMHAVGATGIFQCDEVFWQLQGKYDRFHGDPALWRRYGKEKPADWTSLQVDDPRRGLAISHAGVGSHVTCAVLERAW